Genomic DNA from Fusarium keratoplasticum isolate Fu6.1 chromosome 2, whole genome shotgun sequence:
TCCTCTTGGATGAGGGCTTGGCAGACAGTGAGGTGTTGATGATAGAGGATGGTGAACCCGACCTGGGGCACATTGTGATTCCAGCCCAGTTAGGTACGGCAGAAGATCAGGACTTTACCTAAGAACATTAAATAATCATCAAAATAATGTGATAAGATTATAAAAGAAGGCTACTATTATTTCATGATTTAATCCCATAGTTTTACTCATTATTAGGTTTAAGTTCATCTGATGTAATGGCACGGCCCGACCCGCCAAAAACCACTTCCGCACTATAGGTACCTAAGTACCTAGTACCTAAAAGTAATACGACGTCTCCTTGGTTGGCAGAAACGACTTCCTAGAATCTGATCATGTTGCCGACCGTGACGGAAGGCTCTGTCTTCCGTTGAGAAGCCAATACTTCACAGCATAGGTATGGAGCATCCATGCAATCAACCCTGTGACCCCTCATTTCcttcctcagcctcagcctcagcctcagcctgaTTTGACCTGTACATACACCCAGGTAGTCAACTTCACATTCCAACGATCAGCTAGGGCAACCGTACATCACTCCATGGCACACAGAATATGGCCTCTTCCGACCGGGACACTCTGGCCGTCAACTTCGCGGTAGATGTCACTGAACGCCTGGCCACCGTAGCGCGAGGTGTTGGCATAGGCGACCGGGACGACAAACTCTTCTGCCCGGCGTTAGCCGCCGCGCTGTGGCTGGTCAATCAGCACCTGAAGGATCAGAAGCAATCCGACTCGGTGCTTGGAACCCAAGCACGTctgttgaagttgttgagTAATCTTGAAAGGATATGCAAGGTATGAAACAGCGCCGATGGGCACGATCTACGTACGCCTAATCGTTCGGATCTTAGCCGCCAACAGGCCCAAGCACGTCCAGAGCAAAGAGTGGCCACGACCTCGCCAATCGGTACCCTGGGCTGAGTCTACTTCGCCAAAACAACCGCAAGAACGCCGTTGATGGCATACGTAAGCTGGCCTCACGCCGGAGCCCTGAggggagaaagaagcagCAAGATCTACTGCGAATCCTCGAGGCGTTCATCAAACCCCTCGCCGTCGCAGATGAAACGCCAAATCCCAAGACAAAAGCCGAGGTTTGGGTAGGAGATGACTTCACAGGCTCAATGCGGACCCTATACCAGGTTCTATCTTCATACATCTTCTGCAATGCCGGGAGTGAGCAGACCCAGATCGCAGGCAGGCTTCGACTGGCCCTTGAGAGCGGAGCAGAAGGCGACTCTCCAGCGTTCGACTTGATGTTCCTTGCACATCCGCATCATGAACTTCAGGCGGAAGCCTTCCGGTGGCGTGAAACACGTATCGCCGTGGATCGCAGGTATGGGAGCATGTCACGTTTACGTCTAATGCTAACCAAAGCTTAGAAAGGCCAAATTTGCCGTCGTGGGCGACGAAGACGTGAAACTCCATATCGATGGCCCGACGCACATTGCCGACTTTTGCGAGAGAATTAGCACAAGAGAACAATACCAATTGTCCCTCAAGGTATCAGGCAAACAACTGCACTTTGTTGAATGGTGCGAGGGGGCAAGATCATGGGTGCCCAACACACCCTCTGTGCCCTTGTCCACCATTCTGAGGAACCACAAGCTGTCCCAAAAGATGAAATATCTCCTCTCTTACCTTCTGGCCAAGTCAGTGTGGCAGTTCTACTCCACCGACTGGATGGGCAAGGAGTGGACAAACGAGAGCATACACTTCATGTTTGAGCGTCGCCAGGGTGCCAACGCCGGCATCTACCTGAATGAACCCTTCATCTCCGCTCGCTTCGACCCatacagcagcagcaacgacGCCGAGTTCCGGCCTCACAAGTTCCCCAAGATAAAAGCCCTTGGGATAGTCTTGCTAGAGATTGAGCTGGGAACAGTCATCGAAGATCACTATGAAGAGGAGTGCTACGCCCCTGACGGAGAGCTCAACGCCGATGCGGACCTATACGCCGCCCTCAAGCTTTTCGATGATCCCGACAGGTTGGAAGACACTTTCCCGCTGCTGAAGACTGTTATTGGGGACTGTCTGCGACCTACCAAGTTCATGCAACACCGCCAAAgtgttgaggagcttcgcAAGGTCTTGCAAGAGGATGTGGTAGATCATCTACACACTCTGATAAAGCTCTATGGCCAACCGGAGAAGATCGACCTCAAGCCGACCATACAGATGCAGACATCACAGATACGACAAATAACACAACCACCCCGCAGCACGCCTCTGCTGCAACAACCACAAGTACCGAGGTAAGCTCCATTCATCAAGTGTTATTGCTTCAGCTGCTGACCCGTCAAAGAAACGTCCCCAGCCAAGAGCAACCAGCCGTGAACGCAAAAGCCGTCGCCTTCAATGGAGCTGTGGCAAGCAGGTAAGATATATTGATGCGGAATTTAGCTGCCCAGACTGACTAGAATCAGTATCACTCAGGCCTCGTCAAAGGCTTGGTTCGAGGAGTTGGACCAGCTTAACGAGGTCCTCTCCTCGTTACCAAATGAGATTGACCAGACATACGAACGAGTTCGTGTTGCGGTCATTGATACAGGCATCAACGGGAGCGACGTTTATGCTAAGCATATACGAGGCTACCGAGATTTCGTGACAAACAAGGATGATATAAAGCAAGACAATACGGGGCATGGGACCAACTCGGTTAAGCTGGTATACAAAGTCTGCGCCGATGCTGAAGTGTATGTCGCCCGAGTATTTGAGTACGATGAGGCGGACGACGACACGCAAGACCTGATGTTGAAGGTGAGCAACAGCGGCTATAGAAATACGTGAGAGACTCTGATTTACAGCTCGACAGGCAATCGAACATGCAAAGAATATCTGGAATGTGGacatcatcagcatcgccTCCGGCTTCGAGCGAGATCACgccttgatgagaagagcgATTAAGAGAGCCGCAAGTGATGGGACTCTGGTATTCGCCGCAGCATCAAACTACGGAAATATCAGACAGGTCACCTTTCCCGCACGCATGCAGGACGTGATATGCGTCTACTGCACAGATGGTCGAGCCAAGGTCTCGCAGTCAATCAACCCAGCTGCGCAAACTACCAAGTCCAAGAATtttgccatcctcggcgaAGGGGTTTCAGTGCCACCGTCGATAAGAGAGCAGGTCACAGGCACTTCAGTGGCAACCAGCATCGCGGCTGGCCTGGCCGGACGATTACTCGATTTTTCACGACAGAAGGATTGTCGACAACGAATACGATGCGTGGGGAACTTGGCCAGTGTAGAGGGCATATCCGCGGTATTTAGTCACATGGCAAAGGGAGCCGAGGACTATAAGTATAACTGCGTGGTGCCAGGAAGACTCTTGCAGCACTTGGATGAGGGTGAAGGGCgggcgatgaagagggcgaggataTGTGAGAGACTTTCAACAGCGTTGGAAAATATCGACCTGGATGTATAATATTTACCTAAACATTAAGGCCTTGAATTAAAATCTTCAAATAATTTTATGATCATTTATCCATTTATAGATAGGTGCGTTACAACACTGAGGACAACTGTTTTCTCATTCTTGTCCTACTGTATGCCCGGTGCAAGATCGGGTCCGGACTCCGTGAAGAGTGGGTCATGTATCCGGGGTCTTGGTACTTCCCGATCAATCGGTCTCCCCAATGGATATTGCTCACATGTACCAAGATGCTTTCCATTGCTGGCCATGTTCTGGTCGAAATCTTAATCTCAATCTTTAATCATTTTTCCAAGTCAGGTAACTTTTGGGAGTAATAGAGCTAGCTGGAGCTTGATGGTGTGGAAAATGTGTTCAGAGTTGATGAGAGGCAGTTGGTTAGAGAGCTAAAGGATCTCATTGAAACCTAAATACCTCTGAATACTACCGCCAAGCGAGTCTCAGGGTAAGTCAATGTGGTGTGATACTATCTTGGCTTGTAGTCATTTTTATGTTGCTGCCGTAGAGCGCCCAATGCAACTACAGTTCAACACTATTTACCGTTGCTGCGTCCCGTATTCCCGTCGCCCAACTCCGACGAACCACCTAAGCTGATGCATGGGCGCATCTTCTAGAAATTGAAACACCGTAAAACCAAGTCGTTTACGCATTAGAATTATAGGCAAGTATTCTATAATACCTACGTAGCATCCCGCACATCTCCAAAACGTGGCAGCAAACAGTGTTTGTTTTTGTCCAAAAAAACACTCGTCCTAGGGTAGGCAACCTCAAACACCATCCGTTACAGAGGAAGCCCCGTTTCATATAAACTTGAGTTTGGCGGATAAGCTTAACAGGCATAGTCCATTACCTTTAAGGGTTTGGTTCATGCTTAACCACCCTTGGGAATCTTGCATCTCTTTAAAATTATGCTTGCTTTGACTCTGAGTAGGGTCATCTTTGCACCTGAAACCGCATTGGCTGGTGTAGAGTAGTGCGCTCTTCATTTGAGCGTCACGATAATATCAATCTGGTAAACACCATTAACGGAGCAGTTTCACGGTCGCAATGAAAACACCGAAAGTGGTGTGAGATTCACAGCATAAGAAACAGCAGAAAACTCTTCGAAACACCGTTTTGCGTCTTTTTTTCCCCGTTTGCAACATTGATCAATGCTCAGCGGCGTATGTAGAGAGACATTGTTTCAAGACCTCACCGCTGGCTCCTTGAGGCCGCAGCTGTCCAGAAAATCCCGTCCACTCAGATCAGATGATTTTTTCTTTTGTGACGTCGTTTCAGGTGGGAGAGCGGTGGGTGCGTATAATCGccaaggaaaaaaaag
This window encodes:
- a CDS encoding Peptidase-S8 domain-containing protein, with product MASSDRDTLAVNFAVDVTERLATVARGVGIGDRDDKLFCPALAAALWLVNQHLKDQKQSDSVLGTQARLLKLLSNLERICKPPTGPSTSRAKSGHDLANRYPGLSLLRQNNRKNAVDGIRKLASRRSPEGRKKQQDLLRILEAFIKPLAVADETPNPKTKAEVWVGDDFTGSMRTLYQVLSSYIFCNAGSEQTQIAGRLRLALESGAEGDSPAFDLMFLAHPHHELQAEAFRWRETRIAVDRRKAKFAVVGDEDVKLHIDGPTHIADFCERISTREQYQLSLKVSGKQLHFVEWCEGARSWVPNTPSVPLSTILRNHKLSQKMKYLLSYLLAKSVWQFYSTDWMGKEWTNESIHFMFERRQGANAGIYLNEPFISARFDPYSSSNDAEFRPHKFPKIKALGIVLLEIELGTVIEDHYEEECYAPDGELNADADLYAALKLFDDPDRLEDTFPLLKTVIGDCLRPTKFMQHRQSVEELRKVLQEDVVDHLHTLIKLYGQPEKIDLKPTIQMQTSQIRQITQPPRSTPLLQQPQVPRNVPSQEQPAVNAKAVAFNGAVASSITQASSKAWFEELDQLNEVLSSLPNEIDQTYERVRVAVIDTGINGSDVYAKHIRGYRDFVTNKDDIKQDNTGHGTNSVKLVYKVCADAEVYVARVFEYDEADDDTQDLMLKAIEHAKNIWNVDIISIASGFERDHALMRRAIKRAASDGTLVFAAASNYGNIRQVTFPARMQDVICVYCTDGRAKVSQSINPAAQTTKSKNFAILGEGVSVPPSIREQVTGTSVATSIAAGLAGRLLDFSRQKDCRQRIRCVGNLASVEGISAVFSHMAKGAEDYKYNCVVPGRLLQHLDEGEGRAMKRARICERLSTALENIDLDV